From Caminibacter mediatlanticus TB-2, the proteins below share one genomic window:
- a CDS encoding NADH-quinone oxidoreductase subunit C, which translates to MREEIKNIINNFDVEYVEDYKSWVKAKLKNKEDLIPLVKKLKEVGVKSCSTVSPTDFIDERRIEVNYFLESLNPKISSKEKEKVNVWLKVDLDRDLENCEIDSITPIMPSANYHELEAYSTYGVKFKGHPNLRYFLISRDYYGKFPFRKDFDWQEHEKHLIENVNAITEEFLEEFEEHEKSVGHEGSRTVLHWGPTHPASGPIRLKVFTNGENIEKVEPDIGYVWRALENLSERKDFIGTIVAVERICFMDNPNPMICYSQAVEEIAGKEITEFAKYMRVILGETGRIASHLISMGGFFGTMGLQTFLMWCLDVREYFLDVLEDYSGARIATACIEPGGVRYPLNDYKSWFSEIQKAIEKWEKTKPDIEDIFLKNPLMTVRAKNTGVFSLEDVEEYFLAGPVARASGAKIDVRIDEPYAAYDKLEIDYVTCENGDARDRLYIIYKEINQSIDLIKQAMKKIKEGIEAGEMDPKKDHLVKMPRRMPEGEAVSRIEWARGEILMHLVTMPKSTSPYRLKIKAPSVNHTMMLEKLLPGHTLSDIPLLYGSMHICQGDLDR; encoded by the coding sequence ATGAGAGAAGAGATTAAAAACATAATTAATAATTTTGATGTTGAATATGTAGAAGATTATAAATCTTGGGTAAAAGCTAAACTTAAAAACAAAGAGGATTTAATTCCTCTCGTTAAAAAATTAAAAGAAGTTGGAGTTAAGAGTTGTTCAACAGTTTCTCCAACTGATTTTATTGATGAACGAAGAATAGAAGTAAATTATTTTTTAGAGAGTTTAAATCCAAAAATATCTTCAAAAGAAAAAGAGAAAGTTAATGTATGGTTAAAGGTTGACTTAGATAGAGATTTAGAAAATTGCGAAATTGACTCAATTACACCAATTATGCCAAGTGCAAATTATCACGAACTTGAAGCTTATTCTACATATGGTGTTAAATTTAAAGGTCATCCAAATTTGAGATACTTTTTAATAAGTAGAGATTATTATGGAAAATTTCCTTTTAGAAAAGATTTTGATTGGCAAGAACATGAAAAACATTTAATTGAAAATGTTAATGCAATTACCGAAGAATTTTTAGAAGAGTTTGAAGAACATGAAAAAAGTGTTGGTCACGAAGGAAGTAGGACAGTTCTTCATTGGGGACCAACTCATCCAGCAAGTGGACCTATTAGACTTAAAGTATTTACAAATGGTGAAAATATTGAAAAAGTTGAACCGGATATCGGATATGTATGGAGAGCATTAGAAAATTTATCTGAGAGAAAAGATTTTATAGGAACAATTGTAGCAGTTGAGAGAATATGTTTTATGGATAATCCAAATCCTATGATTTGTTATTCGCAAGCTGTTGAAGAGATAGCAGGTAAAGAAATAACTGAATTTGCAAAATATATGAGAGTAATATTAGGTGAGACTGGAAGAATAGCATCTCATTTAATTTCAATGGGTGGATTTTTTGGAACTATGGGTCTTCAAACATTTTTAATGTGGTGTTTAGATGTTAGAGAATATTTTCTTGATGTATTAGAAGATTACTCAGGAGCAAGAATTGCAACTGCTTGTATAGAACCAGGTGGTGTTAGATATCCACTTAATGATTATAAATCTTGGTTTAGTGAAATACAAAAAGCAATTGAAAAATGGGAAAAAACAAAACCTGATATTGAAGATATTTTTTTAAAAAATCCACTAATGACAGTTAGAGCTAAAAATACAGGAGTATTTAGTTTAGAAGATGTTGAAGAGTATTTCTTAGCAGGACCTGTTGCAAGAGCAAGTGGAGCAAAAATTGATGTAAGAATTGATGAGCCATATGCAGCTTATGATAAGTTAGAGATTGATTATGTTACTTGTGAAAATGGAGATGCAAGAGATAGACTTTATATTATTTATAAAGAAATTAATCAATCAATTGATTTAATTAAACAAGCAATGAAAAAAATTAAAGAAGGTATAGAAGCAGGTGAAATGGATCCTAAAAAAGACCATTTAGTAAAAATGCCAAGAAGAATGCCAGAAGGTGAGGCTGTTAGTAGAATAGAATGGGCAAGAGGTGAAATTTTAATGCATTTAGTTACTATGCCAAAATCTACCTCACCTTATAGATTAAAAATAAAAGCACCAAGCGTTAATCACACAATGATGTTAGAAAAACTTTTACCAGGACATACCCTTTCAGATATTCCATTACTATATGGAAGTATGCATATCTGTCAGGGTGACTTGGATAGATAA
- a CDS encoding complex I subunit 1/NuoH family protein, protein MNISEMLFYILVFPGLLFLLAWTFFVFYFSRKTLAYIHKRVGPYFNGPGGSLQTIWDVFKLLTKESITPKSADPYLFNIIPIITPLVAALPVILIPWTPLINHGHAILDTDYGVLGLVVLIGVEPFLLFLTGFGSNNKYSFLGGMRILAQMISMEAPFFLAALSPALLFGTMNLYEIMHSNTWLTTLILLPGAIIYIIAMLGILEQPPFHIPDAEQEIVYGFYTEYAGTNYTLLKFAEFTEILVVSASAVVLFFGGYRGLFFDSFIWLFIKIALLAVVMVAIRASNPRLRLDQMLKFCWSYLAPMAVLNLVWVTFARIYILGA, encoded by the coding sequence ATGAATATTAGTGAAATGCTTTTTTATATTTTAGTTTTTCCAGGTCTTTTATTCTTACTTGCATGGACTTTTTTTGTGTTTTATTTTTCAAGAAAAACTCTTGCATACATTCATAAAAGGGTAGGACCTTATTTTAATGGGCCTGGTGGTAGTTTGCAAACAATATGGGATGTTTTTAAATTGTTAACAAAAGAATCAATTACTCCAAAAAGTGCTGATCCATATTTATTTAATATTATCCCAATTATTACTCCTCTTGTAGCAGCACTTCCTGTTATATTAATTCCATGGACACCACTTATTAATCATGGGCATGCAATTTTAGATACAGATTATGGAGTACTTGGACTTGTTGTATTAATTGGAGTTGAGCCATTTTTATTATTTCTTACAGGATTTGGAAGTAATAATAAATATTCTTTTCTTGGTGGTATGAGGATACTTGCTCAAATGATTTCAATGGAAGCACCATTTTTCTTAGCTGCTTTATCACCTGCGCTTTTATTTGGGACTATGAATTTATATGAAATAATGCATTCAAATACATGGCTTACTACGTTAATTTTACTTCCAGGAGCAATTATTTATATTATTGCAATGCTTGGTATTTTAGAGCAACCACCTTTTCATATTCCAGATGCAGAACAAGAAATTGTTTATGGATTTTATACAGAATATGCTGGAACAAACTATACACTACTTAAATTTGCGGAATTTACAGAAATTTTAGTTGTATCAGCATCAGCTGTTGTACTTTTTTTTGGTGGATATAGGGGATTGTTTTTTGATAGTTTTATTTGGTTATTTATAAAAATAGCACTTCTTGCAGTTGTAATGGTTGCTATTAGAGCATCTAATCCAAGACTAAGACTTGATCAAATGCTTAAATTCTGTTGGAGCTATTTAGCACCAATGGCAGTATTGAATTTAGTTTGGGTTACATTTGCAAGAATTTATATATTAGGAGCATAG
- a CDS encoding 4Fe-4S binding protein — translation MIFEIGEKIFRVMKAFREPRIATKDIVKEPAHKSPIFRGRHVVKYEICTGCDACNKICPVDAIKMKPLPIKRPNKVPEVNLAICIFCGLCEDVCPTKPEKAIKLAGGDIEMITDGTNNALDNFWVRVEIPQEWIEKKKKEEEEKAAKRKAKQEALLKGAANTMGKDEK, via the coding sequence ATGATTTTTGAAATTGGTGAAAAAATATTTAGAGTTATGAAGGCTTTTAGGGAGCCAAGAATTGCAACAAAAGATATTGTAAAAGAACCAGCTCATAAATCTCCAATTTTTAGAGGGAGACATGTTGTAAAATATGAAATTTGTACAGGATGTGATGCGTGTAATAAAATTTGTCCTGTTGATGCTATAAAAATGAAACCACTTCCAATTAAAAGACCAAATAAAGTTCCAGAAGTAAACTTAGCAATTTGTATTTTTTGTGGATTATGTGAAGATGTTTGTCCTACAAAGCCAGAAAAAGCAATAAAACTTGCAGGTGGTGATATTGAAATGATAACAGATGGAACAAATAATGCGTTAGATAATTTTTGGGTTAGAGTTGAGATCCCTCAGGAGTGGATTGAGAAAAAGAAAAAAGAAGAAGAGGAAAAAGCTGCAAAAAGAAAAGCAAAACAAGAAGCTCTATTAAAAGGTGCAGCTAACACAATGGGAAAGGATGAAAAATGA
- a CDS encoding NADH-quinone oxidoreductase subunit J family protein, whose amino-acid sequence MSVLILVIAIILAVMSLTQKNTVGAVIAFVMMMFLLGIYYIFLGEKLLGLFQIFVYTGGIVVLTLFGVTVIGAKFPEFKIRPWAISIVTVILIGLMIIPFLLPEIPYVGKMIPLKEQVKIFTDFYGEIAIFMSVVAASILYGSIRMLHTLKHGKE is encoded by the coding sequence ATGAGCGTTTTAATATTAGTTATAGCAATCATTTTAGCTGTTATGAGTTTAACTCAAAAAAATACAGTTGGGGCTGTAATTGCATTTGTGATGATGATGTTTTTACTTGGAATTTATTACATTTTCTTAGGTGAGAAGCTTCTTGGATTGTTTCAAATATTTGTTTATACTGGTGGAATAGTAGTTTTAACTCTTTTTGGTGTTACAGTTATTGGGGCTAAATTCCCAGAGTTTAAAATTAGACCTTGGGCAATATCAATTGTGACAGTAATTTTAATAGGACTTATGATTATTCCATTTTTACTTCCAGAAATACCATATGTTGGAAAAATGATACCACTTAAAGAGCAAGTAAAAATATTTACTGATTTTTATGGTGAAATAGCGATTTTTATGAGTGTGGTAGCTGCGAGTATTCTTTATGGAAGTATTAGAATGCTACATACTCTAAAACATGGAAAGGAATAA
- a CDS encoding NADH-quinone oxidoreductase subunit NuoK translates to MVHFYIDAIAAIILFGVGLYGVTSKSDFLKIFFSLEMLLNAVILILASAAYNFGLTKGLAIAYVIIVIATLEAAAGVLIFILANRITGEIIPDNLDKAVEDE, encoded by the coding sequence ATGGTACATTTTTATATAGATGCGATTGCTGCAATTATCCTTTTTGGAGTAGGGCTTTATGGTGTTACAAGTAAAAGTGATTTTTTAAAAATATTTTTTTCACTTGAAATGCTTTTAAATGCTGTAATTTTAATTCTTGCAAGTGCAGCATATAATTTTGGTTTAACAAAAGGTTTAGCTATTGCTTATGTAATTATTGTAATAGCTACTCTTGAAGCAGCGGCAGGTGTTTTAATCTTTATCTTAGCAAATAGGATTACTGGGGAAATTATTCCAGATAATTTAGATAAGGCGGTGGAAGATGAATAA
- a CDS encoding NADH-quinone oxidoreductase subunit L encodes MNNAVLTLLIAPYIGAALAYLFGKAKKELAFWVAEIIGFILFIASVVLFLKYSNTPIDIDYTWIAFGDIKIPFGIYIDHLSIVMLLVATGLGFLDIHFAHDYMGEDPDTPRYYAKVLFFIGGMILLVITKDLIGAFIGWEFMGLASYLLISFWYFKNSAANAGMQAFLYTRFGDIFLLAAIALLYYYAGTVNLVELNEMANNGELNKTLALVVALFIFMGAIGKSGQFPLYPWLMNAMEGPTTVSALIHGATMVNSGIYIVARLFDFFSYTEALYVVANVAALSAFIGATSALVQKEIKKILAYSTMSHLSIAFVGLGVGSLAAGMLHLVNHAIFKALLFLSAGAVIYIAHHTKDAWKLGGLIKTAPFVALFMAMGSLSLAGVPPFSGFFSKEMVVAAAWEWGNGFTKTFVTIAALLSIAYITRLWILIFLGEPRNEELKGSVHKPSNLWIRLPLGILAFVTLFISIWQSDIVHYIVGKEVVEPHVAGLSAFMLTGMLIIFAIVVGLYLKGLKLLYKLVSHHFVQTIHHILFNGYYVEAMITWISKNIIVNSLAKALRWFDTYVIDYIVNKTVDATRLVYVGFRAGHSGKIGTYMGQFVLGVAIIVIAILIIVKGL; translated from the coding sequence ATGAATAATGCAGTATTAACATTATTAATTGCGCCATATATTGGAGCGGCGCTTGCATATTTATTTGGAAAAGCAAAAAAAGAACTTGCTTTTTGGGTAGCTGAAATTATAGGATTTATTTTATTTATTGCAAGTGTTGTTTTATTTTTAAAGTATTCAAACACACCAATAGATATTGATTATACTTGGATTGCATTTGGTGATATAAAAATTCCATTTGGGATTTATATAGATCATCTCTCAATTGTAATGTTGCTTGTTGCAACTGGTCTTGGATTTTTAGATATTCATTTTGCTCATGATTATATGGGAGAAGACCCAGATACTCCAAGATACTATGCAAAAGTATTATTCTTTATTGGAGGAATGATTTTACTTGTAATTACAAAAGATTTAATTGGTGCATTTATTGGTTGGGAGTTTATGGGGCTTGCCAGTTATTTATTAATTAGCTTTTGGTATTTTAAAAACTCAGCAGCAAATGCAGGAATGCAAGCTTTTCTTTATACAAGATTTGGTGATATTTTTTTACTTGCAGCAATTGCCTTGCTTTATTACTATGCAGGTACTGTAAATTTAGTAGAACTTAATGAGATGGCAAATAATGGAGAGCTTAATAAAACATTAGCATTAGTAGTAGCATTATTTATTTTTATGGGTGCGATTGGAAAATCTGGACAATTTCCATTATATCCTTGGCTTATGAATGCAATGGAAGGTCCAACTACTGTTTCAGCTTTAATTCATGGTGCTACTATGGTTAATAGTGGTATTTATATTGTAGCAAGATTATTTGACTTTTTCTCATATACAGAAGCTTTATATGTAGTAGCAAATGTAGCTGCCCTTAGTGCATTTATTGGTGCTACATCAGCTCTTGTTCAAAAAGAGATTAAAAAAATCTTAGCATATTCAACAATGTCACACTTATCAATTGCATTTGTAGGACTTGGTGTTGGAAGTTTAGCTGCTGGAATGCTTCATTTAGTAAATCATGCTATTTTTAAAGCTTTACTATTTTTAAGTGCAGGAGCAGTAATTTACATTGCACATCATACAAAAGACGCATGGAAACTTGGAGGTTTAATTAAAACAGCTCCATTTGTAGCTTTATTTATGGCTATGGGTTCACTAAGTCTTGCAGGTGTCCCACCATTTAGTGGATTTTTCTCAAAAGAGATGGTAGTTGCTGCTGCTTGGGAGTGGGGTAATGGATTTACAAAAACATTTGTAACAATAGCAGCACTATTATCAATTGCATACATAACAAGACTCTGGATATTAATTTTCCTTGGTGAGCCAAGAAATGAAGAATTAAAAGGTAGTGTACACAAACCAAGTAATTTATGGATTAGACTACCTCTTGGAATTTTGGCATTTGTTACATTATTTATTTCTATTTGGCAAAGTGATATAGTCCATTATATTGTTGGAAAAGAAGTAGTAGAGCCTCATGTAGCTGGGCTTAGTGCATTTATGTTAACAGGAATGTTAATAATTTTTGCAATAGTAGTTGGACTTTATTTAAAAGGTTTAAAACTACTTTATAAATTAGTTTCACATCATTTTGTACAAACAATTCATCATATTTTATTTAATGGATATTATGTAGAAGCGATGATTACTTGGATATCTAAAAATATAATAGTAAATTCTCTTGCAAAAGCACTTAGATGGTTTGATACTTATGTAATTGATTATATCGTTAATAAAACTGTTGATGCTACAAGACTTGTTTATGTTGGATTTAGAGCGGGTCATAGTGGAAAAATTGGTACATATATGGGACAATTTGTACTTGGTGTTGCAATAATAGTTATTGCTATTTTAATAATAGTAAAGGGGCTGTAA
- a CDS encoding complex I subunit 4 family protein, protein MLAMYLIFLPIFASALVYFITKNNESFAKYIALGWFIVLFIISISWLKVLPDSGFLFLGNFLSVPQFGFELTLQIDALSVAMLILTAALLILVVFTSWNEKKQAAYFSLLILFSGPIFGVFMTTNVLWFFMFWELTLVPMLFLIGIWGAENRIYAAIKFFIYTHVFAMFMFVGFYLLFKQTGYWDFTLIKEVALATPALIWWLMFLGFAAKLPLFPFHTWLPDAHVQAPSSISVILAGILLKMGAYGLIRFTVELMPVTTLQFAKWMLFLGLATTLYAGFLAIYERHIKKMVAYSSISHMGLVVVAISTMTYDGLSAALYEMIGHALVISPLFLIAGWLHHKTHTWYMDEMGGIMKKAPYVSAIFILAGMAALGLPGTMGFVGELTIIISAVKAYGWWVAVIALAGMISAGYIIWAIRRSIHGEMSPVVAKADFSMSLAEKFALGVYAILIVYFGVNPQPIFDIANKAFSFFGGM, encoded by the coding sequence ATGTTAGCGATGTATCTTATATTTTTACCGATTTTTGCATCGGCTCTTGTTTATTTTATAACAAAAAATAATGAAAGCTTTGCAAAATATATTGCACTTGGTTGGTTTATTGTTTTATTTATTATTTCAATTAGTTGGCTAAAAGTTTTACCTGATAGTGGATTTTTGTTTTTAGGCAATTTTTTAAGCGTACCTCAATTTGGTTTTGAGCTTACTTTACAAATTGATGCATTAAGTGTAGCAATGCTTATTTTAACTGCTGCACTTTTAATTTTAGTGGTATTTACCTCTTGGAATGAGAAAAAACAAGCAGCATATTTTAGTTTATTGATTTTATTTAGTGGACCAATTTTTGGTGTATTCATGACAACTAATGTTTTATGGTTTTTTATGTTTTGGGAATTAACACTTGTACCTATGCTATTTTTGATTGGTATTTGGGGAGCTGAAAATAGAATTTATGCAGCAATTAAGTTTTTTATTTATACGCATGTTTTTGCAATGTTTATGTTTGTTGGATTTTATCTACTTTTTAAACAAACAGGTTATTGGGATTTTACATTAATTAAAGAAGTAGCACTTGCTACACCTGCTCTTATTTGGTGGTTAATGTTTTTAGGTTTTGCAGCAAAATTACCACTATTTCCATTTCATACATGGCTTCCTGATGCACACGTTCAAGCCCCAAGTAGTATTTCAGTAATTCTTGCAGGAATTTTATTAAAAATGGGTGCATATGGACTTATAAGATTTACAGTAGAGCTAATGCCTGTAACTACTTTGCAATTTGCAAAATGGATGTTATTTTTAGGTCTTGCGACAACACTTTATGCAGGATTTTTAGCAATTTATGAAAGACATATTAAAAAAATGGTTGCATATTCATCAATTTCTCATATGGGATTAGTGGTTGTAGCGATTTCTACAATGACTTATGATGGGCTTAGCGCAGCACTTTATGAAATGATAGGACATGCACTTGTGATTTCACCACTTTTCTTAATTGCTGGATGGCTGCATCATAAAACTCATACTTGGTATATGGATGAGATGGGTGGTATTATGAAAAAAGCACCATATGTTAGTGCTATATTTATCTTAGCAGGTATGGCAGCTCTTGGCCTTCCAGGTACTATGGGATTTGTAGGTGAATTGACTATTATTATTTCAGCTGTTAAAGCATATGGTTGGTGGGTTGCTGTGATTGCACTTGCTGGTATGATTAGTGCTGGTTATATTATTTGGGCAATTAGAAGAAGTATTCATGGTGAAATGTCACCTGTTGTTGCAAAAGCAGATTTTAGTATGAGTTTAGCTGAGAAATTTGCACTTGGTGTATATGCTATTTTAATTGTATATTTTGGTGTAAATCCACAACCAATTTTTGATATAGCAAATAAAGCATTTAGCTTCTTTGGAGGGATGTGA
- a CDS encoding NADH-quinone oxidoreductase subunit N: MSFIILIAAGLIVPIFYRSNIVIAKLIAVIAFLLSAYFIYVGNSLNSIFPFFAVDKATMIMEFVLLATLAAVTLALTGFERPLIAQMLFLAGASLAFVETNNFFLYIVLFEVIAIISYILVANIRNFYNAEGAIKAFIAGAVASGVILLGFALYSFVTDSFIYSEMNVGGKYTLIAVAIMLAGIFYKLTVVPMHGWAADAYSQVNHAAAAILSGVIKSVVLFATFKAFYKFFVEYPTATILIFSFFAIITMTLANFMALWQKRISKILAYSSIAHSGYALIPFAAAASAYSYAGVLYYAVAYIFMQTSVFLILNDLRRELGVKYLEDIKGLYKKAPLHSLLFTIQIFSLAGIPLLAGFLSKAVAFYAGIDVGLWPIVLVALLNSALAVGYYVWIIKHIYFDEPKSSETISMSFGSLLGQLILLAGTIYFGIIATDIISATTM, encoded by the coding sequence ATGAGTTTTATAATATTAATAGCAGCAGGACTTATAGTACCAATTTTTTATAGAAGTAATATTGTTATTGCAAAATTAATTGCAGTAATTGCTTTTTTACTTTCTGCTTATTTTATTTATGTTGGAAATAGTCTAAATTCTATTTTTCCATTTTTTGCTGTAGATAAAGCTACAATGATTATGGAGTTTGTGCTTTTAGCAACACTTGCGGCAGTTACATTAGCGTTAACTGGTTTTGAGAGGCCATTAATAGCGCAAATGTTATTTTTAGCTGGTGCATCTCTTGCATTTGTTGAGACAAACAACTTCTTTTTATATATAGTTTTATTTGAAGTAATTGCAATTATTTCTTATATCTTAGTTGCAAATATTAGAAACTTTTATAATGCTGAGGGTGCTATAAAAGCATTTATTGCAGGGGCTGTTGCGAGTGGTGTAATTTTACTTGGATTTGCACTATATAGCTTTGTTACAGATAGTTTTATCTATTCAGAAATGAATGTTGGAGGAAAATATACATTAATTGCAGTTGCAATTATGCTTGCTGGGATTTTTTATAAATTAACAGTAGTGCCAATGCATGGATGGGCAGCTGATGCATATTCACAAGTAAATCATGCAGCAGCAGCAATATTAAGTGGTGTTATTAAAAGTGTTGTTTTATTTGCTACTTTTAAAGCATTTTATAAATTTTTTGTAGAATATCCTACTGCTACTATTTTAATTTTTAGTTTCTTTGCAATTATAACTATGACACTTGCAAACTTTATGGCATTATGGCAAAAAAGAATTTCAAAAATCCTTGCATATTCTTCTATTGCTCATAGTGGATATGCACTAATTCCTTTTGCAGCAGCTGCAAGTGCATATTCATATGCTGGTGTTTTATATTATGCTGTTGCATATATATTTATGCAAACAAGTGTATTCTTAATTTTAAATGACCTTAGACGCGAACTTGGGGTAAAATATCTTGAAGATATAAAAGGACTTTATAAAAAAGCACCTCTTCATTCATTATTATTTACAATCCAAATTTTTTCACTTGCAGGGATACCTTTACTTGCTGGATTTTTAAGTAAAGCAGTTGCTTTTTATGCAGGAATTGATGTAGGACTTTGGCCGATAGTGTTAGTAGCTTTACTTAATTCAGCACTTGCAGTTGGATATTATGTTTGGATAATTAAACATATTTATTTTGACGAACCAAAAAGTAGTGAAACTATTTCAATGTCTTTTGGTAGTTTGCTTGGACAATTAATCTTGCTTGCAGGTACAATCTATTTTGGAATTATCGCAACTGATATTATTAGTGCAACAACGATGTAA